The following proteins are co-located in the Apium graveolens cultivar Ventura chromosome 5, ASM990537v1, whole genome shotgun sequence genome:
- the LOC141724693 gene encoding chlorophyll a-b binding protein CP29.2, chloroplastic-like: MAATTVAAAASSFIGTRISDAHSNSGKVQARFGFGTKKKAAPKKASKIIPDRPLWFPGAKAPEYLDGTLVGDYGFDPFGLGKPAEYLQFDLDELDQNLAKNLAGDIIGTRTETSDVAPTPFQPYAEVFGLQRFRECELIHGRWAMLATLGALAVESLTGITWQDAGKVELIEGSSYLGQPLPFSITSLIWIEVLIVGYIEFQRNAELDPEKRLYPGGSYFDPLGLAADPEKKATLQLAEIKHARLAMIGFLGFAVQAAATGKGPLNNWATHLSDPLHTTIIDTFSS, translated from the exons ATGGCCGCTACCACTGTTGCCGCCGCTGCTTCCTCTTTTATTGGAACACGAATCTCCGATGCCCACTCCAATTCCGGTAAAGTCCAAGCCCGGTTTGGTTTTGGTACCAAGAAAAAAGCTGCACCTAAGAAAGCCTCCAAGATAATACCTGATAGGCCATTGTGGTTTCCTGGTGCAAAAGCACCGGAATATCTCGATGGCACATTAGTCGGAGATTACGGGTTCGATCCTTTTGGTTTGGGAAAGCCTGCTGAGTATTTGCAGTTTGATTTGGATGAGTTGGACCAGAATTTAGCTAAGAATTTGGCTGGAGATATTATTGGAACTCGAACTGAGACCTCTGATGTGGCGCCCACACCATTTCAGCCTTACGCAGAGGTGTTTGGGCTGCAGAGGTTTAGGGAATGTGAGCTGATTCATGGACGGTGGGCTATGTTGGCGACTTTGGGCGCGCTCGCTGTTGAGTCCCTCACTGGCATCACCTGGCAAGATGCCGGAAAG GTTGAGCTAATTGAGGGATCTTCTTATCTTGGTCAGCCACTCCCATTCTCCATCACTTCATTGATATGGATCGAAGTTCTTATCGTCGGATACATTGAATTTCAAAGAAATGCTGAGCTCGACCCTGAAAAGAGACTTTACCCTGGTGGCAGCTACTTTGACCCGCTTGGCTTGGCAGCTGACCCAGAAAAGAAGGCTACCCTGCAACTTGCCGAGATTAAGCATGCTCGCCTCGCCATGATTGGCTTTCTAGGCTTTGCCGTCCAAGCTGCTGCCACAGGAAAAGGTCCACTCAACAACTGGGCTACACATTTAAGTGATCCACTTCACACGACCATTATTGACACCTTCTCCTCTTAA